One Qipengyuania gaetbuli DNA segment encodes these proteins:
- a CDS encoding penicillin-binding protein activator, whose protein sequence is MAFAFMNRRNLIMATGAVLLGGCSIIPKSGQPTTPTPTPEPSATALPEDSKRHRVALLVPLSGENGEVGQSIANATTMAILDTNADNLRITTYDTSRGAQAAARQALADGNKLILGPLLGSNAAVVRGVVANSGVPIISFSNDTSVAAPGVFVMGHIPEQSVDRGVEYARTIGARNFAVLAPDSDYGRRAEAAMQSALASHGGTLVATERYARSNTSVVSAGGRLKAKGGFDTVLIADGGTPSIRGAEAVAGSSVRLLGTERWAGESELLGSPALSGALFSAVTDKRYPDFVTSYQARFGGQPYRIATLGYDGVLLTLRAAREWKVGQPFPVNVLFQDGGFDGMDGPFRFRRNGVIERAMEVRKVQGGSFTTVSAAPTGF, encoded by the coding sequence ATGGCATTTGCATTTATGAACCGGCGAAACCTCATCATGGCGACGGGTGCCGTGTTGCTGGGAGGCTGCTCGATCATTCCCAAGAGCGGCCAGCCGACGACCCCCACGCCGACGCCCGAGCCGAGCGCGACTGCCCTGCCAGAAGACTCGAAGCGCCACCGCGTTGCCCTGCTGGTTCCCCTGTCGGGAGAGAACGGAGAAGTCGGTCAGTCGATCGCCAATGCGACGACGATGGCGATCCTCGACACCAATGCCGACAACCTCCGGATCACGACCTACGACACCTCGCGCGGTGCACAGGCGGCCGCGCGGCAGGCGCTGGCGGACGGGAACAAGTTGATCCTTGGCCCGCTGCTGGGCAGCAATGCAGCCGTGGTCCGCGGTGTGGTCGCCAATTCGGGCGTGCCGATCATCAGCTTTTCCAACGACACTTCCGTCGCGGCCCCCGGCGTTTTCGTCATGGGCCACATCCCCGAACAATCGGTGGACCGGGGCGTCGAATACGCACGCACGATCGGTGCGCGCAATTTCGCCGTCCTTGCGCCCGACAGTGACTATGGTCGGAGGGCAGAAGCGGCCATGCAAAGCGCTCTTGCAAGCCATGGCGGTACGCTTGTCGCAACCGAGCGATATGCGCGTTCGAACACCTCGGTGGTGAGCGCTGGGGGCCGCCTCAAGGCCAAGGGCGGTTTCGATACCGTGCTGATCGCCGATGGCGGCACTCCCTCGATCCGCGGTGCGGAGGCTGTAGCGGGGTCATCGGTTCGCCTTCTGGGCACCGAGCGCTGGGCGGGTGAGAGTGAACTGCTCGGCTCCCCGGCCCTGTCGGGAGCCTTGTTCTCGGCAGTCACGGACAAGCGCTATCCCGATTTCGTCACCTCGTACCAGGCGCGGTTCGGAGGTCAGCCTTACCGGATCGCGACACTGGGCTATGACGGTGTTCTCCTCACCTTGCGAGCAGCGCGCGAGTGGAAGGTGGGACAGCCTTTCCCCGTCAACGTGCTGTTCCAGGACGGCGGCTTCGACGGCATGGACGGCCCCTTTCGTTTCCGCCGCAACGGCGTGATCGAACGGGCGATGGAAGTCCGCAAGGTCCAGGGTGGCAGCTTCACGACGGTATCGGCAGCACCGACGGGCTTCTGA
- the parE gene encoding DNA topoisomerase IV subunit B, which translates to MSDDLFENTPTSSGDYDASSIEVLEGLEPVRRRPGMYIGGTDDRALHHLVAEVLDNAMDEAVAGHATRIEMRLDEGNRVTISDNGRGIPVGEHPKYPGKSTLEVILTTLHSGGKFSGKAYATSGGLHGVGVSVVNALSSLTRVEVARDKQLYAQEFSKGHPVGKIEELGPTPNRRGTTVTFIPDTEIFGDRKFNPKRLFKLARSKAYLFAGVEIRWRCADSLASDDVPAEAVFKFPGGLADHLAEQIGGRECVTTQPFAGSQDFPDDQGRVEWAIAWPLFSDGSFSWYCNTVPTPDGGTHEQGLRAALTKGLRAFGELTGVKKAKDISADDVMNGAEVMLSVFIRDPQFQSQTKDRLTSPEAARYVENAVRDHFDHFLSDNMDRGKALLGQVMERMDERLRRKAEREIKRKTATNAKKLRLPGKLTDCSGEGDGDTELFIVEGDSAGGSAKQARNRKTQAILPIRGKILNVASATADKIRANSEIADLVLAMGCGTRKDCDPENLRYDRIIIMTDADVDGAHIATLLMTFFFQEMPEVVRNGHLYLAQPPLYRLTSGKESRYARDDAHRKELEETVFKGKKVEVGRFKGLGEMNPQQLRETTMDPESRSLIRITLPQEFEQRAVVKELVDQLMGRNPEHRFNFIQNNAGEFDREMIDA; encoded by the coding sequence ATGTCCGACGATCTTTTCGAGAATACGCCCACTTCCAGCGGCGACTATGACGCATCCTCCATCGAGGTCCTCGAAGGCCTCGAACCGGTGCGCCGTCGCCCGGGCATGTATATCGGCGGCACGGACGACCGCGCGCTTCACCACCTTGTCGCCGAAGTGCTCGACAACGCAATGGACGAGGCCGTCGCCGGCCATGCCACGCGCATCGAGATGCGGCTCGACGAGGGCAACCGGGTCACCATAAGCGACAACGGACGCGGGATTCCGGTTGGGGAGCATCCGAAGTATCCGGGCAAGTCCACGCTCGAGGTGATCCTTACGACGCTGCACTCGGGCGGCAAGTTTTCGGGCAAAGCCTACGCCACCAGCGGCGGCCTCCACGGTGTCGGCGTCTCCGTAGTGAACGCATTGTCGAGCCTGACGCGGGTCGAGGTCGCCCGAGACAAGCAGCTCTACGCGCAGGAATTCTCCAAGGGGCATCCAGTGGGCAAGATCGAGGAACTCGGCCCCACGCCCAACCGCCGCGGCACGACGGTCACCTTCATCCCCGACACCGAGATTTTCGGCGACCGCAAGTTCAATCCCAAGCGGTTGTTCAAGCTGGCGCGCTCCAAGGCCTATCTCTTCGCCGGCGTCGAGATCCGCTGGCGCTGCGCGGATAGTCTGGCAAGCGACGACGTTCCCGCAGAGGCAGTCTTCAAGTTTCCCGGCGGCCTTGCCGACCATCTCGCCGAACAGATTGGCGGGCGCGAATGCGTCACCACCCAGCCTTTTGCGGGTAGCCAGGACTTTCCCGACGACCAGGGCCGCGTGGAATGGGCAATCGCATGGCCGCTGTTCTCCGACGGTTCGTTCAGCTGGTACTGTAACACTGTGCCGACGCCCGATGGCGGTACGCACGAACAGGGCCTGCGTGCCGCACTGACCAAGGGCCTGCGCGCTTTCGGCGAACTGACCGGCGTGAAGAAGGCCAAGGACATCAGCGCGGACGACGTGATGAACGGGGCCGAGGTCATGCTCAGCGTCTTCATCCGCGACCCGCAGTTCCAGAGCCAGACCAAGGACCGCCTGACCAGCCCGGAAGCTGCACGCTACGTCGAAAACGCGGTCCGCGACCACTTCGACCACTTCCTCTCCGACAACATGGACCGGGGCAAGGCGCTGCTCGGACAGGTCATGGAGCGCATGGACGAGCGCCTGCGCCGCAAGGCCGAACGCGAAATCAAGCGCAAGACCGCGACCAACGCCAAGAAGCTGCGCCTCCCCGGCAAGCTCACCGATTGTTCGGGCGAAGGCGATGGCGATACGGAACTGTTCATCGTCGAAGGCGACAGCGCAGGCGGCAGCGCCAAGCAGGCGCGCAACCGCAAGACACAGGCCATCCTGCCCATCCGCGGCAAGATCCTGAATGTCGCCTCGGCCACCGCCGACAAGATCCGCGCGAACAGCGAAATCGCCGACCTGGTGCTCGCCATGGGTTGCGGGACGCGCAAGGACTGCGATCCTGAAAACCTGCGTTACGACCGCATCATCATCATGACCGACGCGGACGTCGACGGCGCACATATCGCGACGCTTTTGATGACCTTCTTCTTCCAGGAAATGCCGGAAGTTGTCCGGAACGGGCACCTCTACCTCGCCCAGCCCCCGCTCTATCGACTGACGTCCGGCAAAGAGAGCCGCTACGCCCGCGACGATGCGCACCGCAAGGAGCTGGAAGAAACGGTCTTCAAGGGCAAGAAGGTCGAGGTCGGCCGCTTCAAGGGTCTTGGCGAAATGAACCCGCAGCAGCTTCGCGAAACCACCATGGATCCCGAAAGCCGCAGCCTGATCCGCATCACCCTGCCGCAGGAATTCGAACAGCGCGCCGTGGTCAAGGAACTGGTCGACCAGCTCATGGGCCGCAACCCGGAACACCGGTTCAATTTCATCCAGAACAACGCCGGCGAATTCGACCGCGAAATGATCGATGCCTGA